The bacterium genome window below encodes:
- a CDS encoding NTP transferase domain-containing protein, producing MDSENKINSLIKKYSTDFNYKIPRISIILAAGHGKRIKSSTSKVLYEIWGIPSVNRVLESAEKGISSPNQVIVVGVKAKEVIKAIGRRKNTQFVYQSQQNGTGDAVKTALEVINKTFKGDIYIYPADAGLITEEIIKDFRKQFENSQCDMTVLTGEYIGDPVKNHYGRIIKEKQDSVLEIKEYKDIVALKNAYKIVHNGKTLSFRKEKLLKIGEFNSGIYAFKIKPFRNHISELKSNNIQQEYYLTDMVKIFNKYNLKTGSQMVENSNSLMGYNDRATLEKMENIARQRVYEQLKEIVIFRDPEDFFIAEEVVSCLLEMDRKGILVDLQIGKGAYLGRGVILNRNVTIGKNSYLEGNINIQEGVKIQEGVKIIGDDKYPVKIGKNVNIKGTSYIFGCIIDSSISIEHCILIKKHIQKKLSKSGEIKTLRYIFPKEEGVDCLEEL from the coding sequence ATGGATTCCGAAAATAAGATTAATTCTTTAATTAAGAAGTATTCAACAGATTTTAATTATAAAATCCCGCGAATATCCATAATTCTTGCGGCAGGTCATGGGAAAAGAATTAAATCTTCCACTTCGAAAGTATTATACGAAATATGGGGTATTCCAAGCGTGAACAGAGTATTGGAATCTGCAGAGAAAGGTATTTCAAGTCCAAATCAGGTAATAGTTGTTGGTGTAAAGGCCAAAGAAGTGATAAAAGCGATTGGTAGACGAAAAAATACACAATTTGTTTATCAGAGCCAACAAAATGGCACAGGAGACGCTGTAAAGACCGCTTTGGAAGTAATAAATAAGACTTTCAAAGGCGATATATATATATATCCTGCCGATGCAGGATTAATAACTGAAGAGATAATAAAAGATTTCAGAAAACAATTTGAAAATTCACAATGCGATATGACTGTCCTCACAGGGGAATATATTGGAGATCCGGTAAAAAATCATTACGGAAGAATTATAAAGGAGAAACAAGATAGTGTTCTTGAGATAAAAGAATACAAAGATATCGTTGCGCTAAAAAATGCGTACAAAATTGTGCATAATGGCAAGACATTGTCTTTTAGGAAAGAAAAACTTCTAAAAATAGGAGAATTCAATTCCGGTATTTATGCATTCAAAATTAAACCGTTCAGGAATCATATATCAGAATTAAAATCAAACAATATTCAACAAGAATATTATTTGACCGACATGGTGAAAATTTTCAATAAATACAATCTTAAAACAGGTTCGCAGATGGTTGAAAATTCGAATTCTTTGATGGGATATAATGATAGAGCTACGCTTGAAAAAATGGAAAACATAGCTCGTCAGAGAGTATACGAACAATTAAAGGAAATCGTAATATTTCGAGACCCTGAAGATTTTTTTATAGCCGAAGAAGTTGTAAGTTGTCTTTTGGAAATGGATAGAAAAGGTATTTTAGTGGATTTACAGATAGGAAAAGGCGCTTACTTGGGTAGGGGAGTAATTCTTAATAGAAATGTAACAATAGGTAAGAATTCTTATTTGGAAGGGAATATCAATATCCAAGAAGGCGTAAAAATCCAAGAAGGTGTAAAAATTATAGGCGATGATAAATATCCCGTAAAAATAGGCAAGAATGTAAATATAAAAGGCACAAGTTATATATTTGGGTGCATTATAGATAGCAGTATATCTATTGAACATTGTATTCTTATAAAAAAACACATACAAAAGAAATTATCAAAGAGCGGGGAAATCAAAACACTGCGATATATTTTTCCCAAAGAAGAAGGCGTAGACTGTTTGGAAGAACTTTAG